One Pseudomonas tolaasii NCPPB 2192 genomic window carries:
- the fos gene encoding fosfomycin resistance glutathione transferase yields the protein MLSGLNHLTLAVTDVSRSVDFYHELLQLKLDATWDNGAYLSLPGLWLCLSLDPMRDSTSAADYTHYAFSIDAVDFTALVTRLRGAGVQEWRDNRSEGASFYFLDPDGHKLEAHVGDLASRLQACHARPYAGMKFYP from the coding sequence ATGCTCTCAGGCCTCAACCACCTGACCCTGGCCGTCACGGACGTGTCGCGCAGCGTCGATTTCTATCATGAACTGCTGCAGTTGAAACTCGACGCCACGTGGGACAACGGCGCCTACCTGTCATTGCCCGGCCTGTGGTTGTGCCTGTCACTTGACCCCATGCGCGATTCAACCTCGGCTGCCGACTACACCCATTATGCGTTCAGCATCGATGCCGTTGATTTCACCGCGTTGGTCACGCGCCTGCGCGGCGCTGGCGTGCAGGAGTGGCGTGATAACCGCAGCGAAGGCGCGTCGTTCTATTTTCTCGACCCCGATGGTCACAAGCTGGAGGCCCATGTCGGTGACTTGGCCTCGCGCCTGCAAGCCTGTCATGCCAGGCCCTATGCAGGAATGAAGTTTTACCCGTAG
- a CDS encoding LysE family translocator produces the protein MTPSLLLAVLASGFIYGITPGPGVLAVFGIGAARGRRAGAGFLCGHLLGDVVWCSTALIAIVGAREVGSSAFDVLGVLSGLYLFWLGWRAIRTQRRSSDAPQGAARHPFWHGILFGLTNPKAYPVAVATFTALLSSRAELLTWAMLPSLIFLSFVGGLLAYAILVGVVGAQRVRTVYQRHEILITKLCGVMFIGFAINALAHALPGLFGSKPA, from the coding sequence ATGACCCCATCCTTGCTGCTCGCCGTCCTCGCTTCGGGTTTTATCTACGGTATTACGCCTGGTCCGGGCGTGCTCGCTGTGTTTGGCATTGGTGCCGCGCGTGGCCGTCGTGCCGGGGCGGGTTTCCTGTGCGGGCATTTGCTGGGAGATGTGGTGTGGTGCAGTACCGCGCTGATTGCGATTGTCGGCGCACGGGAAGTCGGCAGCAGCGCCTTCGACGTGCTGGGCGTGCTGAGCGGCCTGTACCTGTTCTGGCTCGGCTGGCGCGCAATCCGTACCCAGCGTCGCAGCAGCGACGCTCCTCAGGGCGCGGCGCGGCATCCGTTCTGGCACGGCATTCTGTTTGGCCTGACCAACCCGAAGGCTTACCCGGTAGCGGTCGCGACCTTCACGGCGTTGTTGTCCAGCCGCGCCGAATTGCTGACCTGGGCGATGTTGCCGTCGCTGATTTTTCTCAGCTTCGTGGGCGGCTTGCTGGCCTACGCGATACTGGTCGGTGTGGTCGGCGCCCAGCGTGTGCGCACCGTGTATCAGCGCCATGAAATCCTGATCACCAAACTCTGCGGCGTGATGTTTATCGGCTTTGCCATTAACGCCTTGGCGCATGCGTTGCCGGGGCTTTTCGGCAGCAAACCGGCCTGA
- a CDS encoding DUF4142 domain-containing protein, giving the protein MSRMAIRLRTASFAMLLGLGASNAFAQSPAEFIEQASAKGMADIETSRMAHAKTSSQEIKDYTIEVINERTLANQHLAAIARKLDLPVAPREKIVDKAETLMPELKDGDSFDAAYTAQQVKENEDAIALFKQEGAASEVPEIKALVDETLPKLEERLQKARALASTYGKGHQGDG; this is encoded by the coding sequence ATGAGCCGTATGGCTATCCGGTTACGCACCGCCAGTTTCGCGATGCTGCTGGGCCTCGGCGCCAGCAATGCTTTCGCCCAGTCGCCGGCTGAATTCATCGAGCAGGCTTCGGCCAAAGGGATGGCCGATATCGAAACCAGCCGCATGGCCCACGCCAAGACCTCGTCCCAGGAAATCAAGGACTACACCATCGAGGTGATCAACGAGCGCACATTGGCCAATCAGCACTTGGCAGCCATCGCCAGGAAGCTCGACCTGCCGGTGGCGCCGCGGGAAAAGATCGTGGACAAGGCCGAAACCCTGATGCCTGAACTCAAGGACGGCGACTCCTTTGATGCCGCCTACACGGCGCAGCAGGTCAAGGAAAATGAAGACGCCATTGCCCTGTTCAAACAGGAGGGTGCCGCCTCCGAAGTGCCGGAAATAAAGGCGCTGGTGGATGAGACGCTGCCCAAGCTGGAGGAGCGTCTGCAGAAGGCCCGCGCCTTGGCATCGACCTACGGCAAGGGGCATCAAGGCGACGGTTGA
- a CDS encoding low affinity iron permease family protein: protein MKFSAVSQTLSRWAGSPRTFYAAVALILAWSLSGPYFHYNDTWQLIINTSTTIITFLMVFLIQNTQNRDNDILHIKIDELLRVSKDAQNAVLSLDGLDRKELEKLRKEYRSIGSAGTVSLNSSCGASADDAAQAKTDLNQA from the coding sequence ATGAAATTCTCCGCAGTCTCGCAAACCCTGTCCCGCTGGGCAGGCAGCCCCCGCACGTTCTACGCCGCGGTGGCGCTGATTCTGGCGTGGAGCCTGAGCGGGCCGTATTTCCACTACAACGACACCTGGCAATTGATCATCAACACCTCGACCACCATCATCACCTTCCTGATGGTGTTCCTGATCCAGAACACGCAAAACCGCGACAACGACATTCTGCACATCAAAATCGACGAGCTGCTGCGCGTCTCCAAGGATGCACAAAACGCTGTGTTGAGCCTGGATGGACTGGACCGCAAAGAGCTGGAAAAACTGCGCAAGGAATATCGCAGCATCGGCAGCGCCGGCACCGTGAGCCTCAACAGCAGCTGCGGCGCCTCGGCTGACGACGCAGCGCAGGCCAAGACGGATCTGAACCAGGCATAA
- a CDS encoding methylated-DNA--[protein]-cysteine S-methyltransferase — MAYEYTLMPSPVGQLTLVARDGKLCAILWEQDRPNRVRLGPLYEANDSPVLLETERQLKEYFAGTRNHFEVELDFAGTDFQKQVWHALLTIPFGETRSYSQIAHQIGNPKAVRAVGAANGRNPISIIAPCHRVIGASGGLTGFAGGLEAKQYLLALEGPEQAELAF, encoded by the coding sequence ATGGCCTACGAATACACACTCATGCCCTCCCCCGTTGGCCAACTGACACTGGTGGCTCGCGACGGCAAGCTCTGCGCGATCCTGTGGGAGCAAGACCGCCCCAACCGGGTACGCCTCGGCCCGTTGTACGAAGCCAATGACAGCCCGGTCCTGCTGGAAACCGAGCGCCAGTTGAAAGAGTACTTCGCCGGCACGCGCAACCACTTCGAGGTGGAACTGGACTTCGCGGGCACAGACTTCCAGAAGCAGGTCTGGCACGCGCTGTTGACCATTCCCTTTGGCGAAACCCGCAGCTACAGCCAGATCGCTCATCAGATCGGCAACCCGAAAGCCGTGCGCGCCGTGGGCGCGGCCAACGGGCGCAACCCCATTTCGATCATCGCGCCGTGCCACCGAGTGATTGGTGCGTCGGGCGGCCTGACCGGGTTCGCCGGGGGGCTGGAAGCCAAGCAGTATTTGCTTGCACTGGAAGGCCCGGAGCAAGCGGAGCTGGCCTTTTGA
- a CDS encoding type II toxin-antitoxin system HicB family antitoxin — protein sequence MLYPIAISTGDEDHAWGVEVPDIPGCYSAGDDLDDAMAMAREAIEGHFEILAEDGAPIPGAQKVTLHAANPKYAGCTWAVVDIDVTKYLGKAQKLNITLPGYLLNRIDEYVLNHPEEKSRSGFLASAALKVLQQERQ from the coding sequence ATGCTTTACCCCATCGCAATTTCAACCGGCGACGAAGACCACGCCTGGGGTGTGGAAGTGCCGGACATTCCGGGCTGCTACTCGGCAGGCGACGACCTTGACGACGCCATGGCCATGGCCCGCGAGGCCATTGAAGGGCACTTCGAGATTCTGGCCGAGGACGGCGCGCCGATTCCAGGCGCACAGAAAGTCACCCTGCATGCGGCCAACCCGAAATACGCAGGCTGCACCTGGGCGGTGGTCGATATCGATGTGACCAAGTACCTGGGCAAGGCGCAGAAGCTCAATATCACCCTGCCCGGCTACCTGCTGAACCGTATTGATGAATATGTGTTGAACCACCCGGAGGAAAAAAGCCGTTCCGGCTTTCTCGCGTCGGCGGCGCTTAAGGTGTTGCAGCAGGAACGCCAATAG
- a CDS encoding LysR family transcriptional regulator, whose product MLDLRKLRYFLTVAEELHFGRAALRLHLAQPPLTRQISALETELGFKLFDRTSRTVTLTAQGRSFLPYARGVLEQVELTQTIANKLAAGTAGQLALGYVSSIALSDLFSQAIQAFAQRFPDVQLTLVECASGSLGAQVADGRLDIGLSRLLPHNDEVQALSLGEERLVAAISVDNPLADHSHVSLAQLSAHPLILFPPDYGSGLNQSIEQLYRHHGQPLRPGPTGRQITSIIALVAAGQGVALVPECTQSLMNKGVTYRPLVEADACAQLLVLTPTATKSVLVDAFLTVITEALHTR is encoded by the coding sequence ATGCTCGACCTACGCAAGCTGCGGTACTTTCTGACCGTCGCCGAAGAATTGCACTTCGGCCGCGCCGCCCTTCGCCTGCACCTGGCACAGCCACCCCTGACCCGGCAGATCTCGGCACTGGAAACCGAGTTGGGTTTCAAGCTGTTTGATCGCACCAGCCGCACGGTGACCCTCACCGCTCAGGGCCGCTCGTTTTTGCCCTACGCGCGTGGCGTGCTGGAGCAGGTCGAACTGACGCAAACAATCGCCAACAAACTGGCCGCCGGCACGGCCGGGCAATTGGCGCTGGGGTACGTCAGCTCGATTGCCCTGTCGGACTTGTTCAGCCAGGCGATCCAGGCATTTGCCCAGCGGTTTCCCGACGTGCAACTGACCCTGGTCGAATGCGCTTCCGGCAGCCTGGGTGCACAGGTAGCGGATGGGCGCCTGGATATCGGCCTGAGCCGCCTTCTGCCGCATAACGATGAGGTGCAGGCATTGTCACTTGGAGAGGAGCGCCTGGTGGCGGCGATATCAGTCGACAACCCGCTGGCAGACCACTCCCACGTCAGCCTGGCGCAACTCAGTGCTCACCCGCTGATTCTGTTTCCACCGGATTATGGCTCGGGGCTGAACCAGTCCATCGAACAGCTCTACCGGCACCACGGCCAACCGCTGCGGCCCGGGCCGACGGGCCGGCAAATCACCTCGATTATTGCGCTGGTTGCTGCCGGGCAAGGGGTGGCGCTGGTGCCGGAGTGCACGCAAAGTCTGATGAACAAAGGCGTGACCTATCGACCCTTGGTGGAAGCAGACGCCTGTGCGCAGTTGCTGGTTCTGACTCCGACTGCAACAAAAAGTGTGCTAGTTGATGCCTTTCTCACCGTCATTACCGAAGCCTTACACACCCGGTAA
- a CDS encoding MFS transporter: MKPRLHCARLALFLCGCAAFLNLYATQSILQTFAAQFHVSTDMAGWSITVTTLAVAMTAPFVSRLTGRFEQRTVIVAAALLLALPALMTAHADSFAQVLVWRFAEGLLIPVVFATSVAYIGDRWRGGTVTEVTSLYVAGTVLGGFAGRFLTGWMTEYVGWREAFELLAAVSLMVGGFIQFLLPPNPRQTSTVDASVSGIFRRPLLAAYAVGFCVLFSQVAAFTYAGLYLGLPPFNLGPAALGTLYTVFLLALVVIPVAGRLSKARPHAELLTVAAVLGVTGSALTLLPSLWSIVAGLALSSTGVFLAQAAANAFTTANARDNKAGAVGVYLTCYYLGGSCGALFPALIWARWGWTGCVALIIGFQLLTLLIALTGWKPLKPERVPTP; this comes from the coding sequence ATGAAACCGCGCCTGCATTGCGCCCGGCTGGCCCTGTTCCTGTGTGGCTGTGCGGCGTTTCTCAACCTCTATGCCACCCAGAGCATCCTGCAAACCTTTGCCGCGCAGTTTCACGTCAGCACGGATATGGCAGGCTGGAGCATCACGGTGACCACACTGGCCGTGGCGATGACGGCACCGTTTGTCAGCCGGCTGACCGGGCGCTTTGAGCAGCGCACGGTCATTGTCGCGGCGGCACTGTTGCTGGCGCTGCCCGCGTTGATGACTGCCCATGCCGACAGTTTTGCGCAAGTGCTGGTATGGCGCTTTGCCGAAGGCCTGTTGATCCCGGTGGTGTTTGCCACCAGCGTGGCCTATATCGGCGACCGGTGGCGCGGCGGCACGGTGACCGAAGTCACCAGCCTCTATGTAGCCGGTACGGTACTGGGCGGGTTCGCCGGGCGCTTTCTCACAGGGTGGATGACCGAGTATGTCGGGTGGCGCGAAGCCTTTGAATTGCTGGCGGCGGTGAGCCTGATGGTGGGTGGTTTCATTCAGTTTTTGTTGCCGCCCAACCCCCGGCAAACCTCAACGGTTGACGCCTCTGTCTCTGGCATTTTCCGCAGACCTTTGCTCGCCGCGTATGCCGTAGGATTTTGCGTACTGTTCTCCCAGGTTGCGGCATTTACCTACGCAGGTTTGTACCTTGGCTTGCCGCCTTTCAACCTCGGCCCTGCAGCTTTGGGTACGCTTTACACGGTGTTCCTGTTGGCATTAGTGGTCATCCCGGTTGCGGGGCGTCTGAGCAAAGCCAGGCCCCATGCAGAACTGCTGACCGTTGCCGCTGTGCTCGGCGTGACTGGCTCGGCGCTGACCCTGTTGCCTTCGTTGTGGTCCATCGTTGCAGGGCTGGCTCTGAGTTCCACCGGCGTATTTCTCGCCCAGGCCGCCGCGAATGCCTTTACCACCGCCAACGCGCGCGACAACAAAGCCGGCGCGGTAGGCGTTTACCTCACGTGTTATTACCTGGGCGGCAGTTGCGGTGCCCTGTTTCCGGCGTTGATCTGGGCACGTTGGGGCTGGACAGGCTGCGTAGCGCTGATTATCGGTTTTCAACTGTTGACGCTGCTGATAGCCCTGACCGGCTGGAAGCCCCTCAAACCTGAGCGGGTGCCTACACCATGA
- a CDS encoding MFS transporter, which translates to MSDTAAMPALDVSTRRRTLIAGCSAHAVHDGLTDAIYVLLPIWQAQFALSYAQIGLLRGAYSGMMAVFQLMASRAARRWGRVPLLVGGTALAGVAYLWAGQATGLAVLLMALVLGGLGASTQHPLASSMITEAYENGGGVKQALSQYNFCGDIGKTLIPGLVGLLLTVISWRASATLLGLLGLAAAGLLWWCVPAQASEFSSTNKAKSLSGTGSATGLRALVLTGTLDSAVRMGFLTFLPFLLQAKGAGTAGIGLALTMLFIGGAFGKLLCGYLGVRIGMMKTVWLTETSTALLIVAAVYLPLTGLMLMLPVLGLALNGTSSVLYGAVPDLAGAGKREQAFAVFYTGTIGGGALAPVLFGGVGDALGVPVAATVLAGLLCLTLPLAWVVQRGCARP; encoded by the coding sequence ATGAGTGACACCGCTGCCATGCCTGCCTTGGACGTCTCAACCCGGCGCCGCACCTTGATCGCCGGTTGCAGCGCTCATGCCGTACACGACGGGCTGACCGACGCCATCTATGTGCTACTGCCGATCTGGCAGGCTCAGTTCGCGTTGTCCTACGCCCAGATCGGACTTTTACGCGGCGCCTATTCCGGGATGATGGCGGTCTTTCAGTTGATGGCCAGTCGCGCCGCCAGGCGCTGGGGGCGTGTCCCTTTATTGGTGGGCGGCACCGCGCTGGCGGGTGTTGCGTATTTATGGGCGGGGCAAGCGACGGGATTGGCCGTGTTGTTGATGGCATTGGTGTTGGGCGGTCTGGGCGCCAGCACTCAACACCCGCTGGCTTCTTCAATGATTACGGAGGCTTACGAAAACGGTGGCGGGGTCAAGCAAGCGTTGTCTCAATACAACTTCTGCGGTGACATCGGCAAAACCCTGATCCCGGGCCTGGTTGGCCTGTTGCTTACCGTGATCAGTTGGCGCGCCAGCGCTACGTTGCTTGGGCTGTTGGGGTTGGCAGCGGCGGGCCTGTTGTGGTGGTGCGTTCCTGCTCAAGCATCCGAATTTTCCTCGACAAACAAGGCCAAGTCCCTCAGCGGAACCGGCTCCGCGACGGGCCTGCGCGCCCTTGTCCTCACCGGGACACTGGACAGCGCTGTGCGCATGGGCTTCCTGACGTTTCTGCCGTTCCTGCTGCAAGCCAAGGGGGCAGGCACTGCAGGCATTGGCCTGGCGCTGACGATGCTGTTCATCGGCGGCGCCTTCGGCAAATTGCTCTGCGGCTACCTCGGCGTACGCATTGGCATGATGAAGACCGTGTGGCTGACCGAAACGTCTACGGCGCTGTTGATCGTCGCCGCGGTGTACCTGCCGCTGACAGGGCTGATGCTGATGTTGCCTGTGCTGGGCCTGGCGCTGAATGGCACATCTTCCGTGCTGTACGGGGCTGTGCCGGACCTGGCTGGCGCGGGTAAACGCGAGCAGGCCTTCGCAGTGTTCTATACCGGCACGATTGGCGGCGGCGCGCTGGCACCGGTGCTGTTCGGTGGTGTGGGGGACGCGCTGGGCGTGCCGGTGGCGGCCACGGTGCTGGCGGGGCTGTTGTGTTTGACGTTGCCGTTGGCGTGGGTGGTGCAGCGGGGATGTGCCAGGCCTTGA
- a CDS encoding multidrug effflux MFS transporter, with product MPEVLDRTQRATKVAAVVLLMTMVMLGVFPIDVLLPSFPALSTHFNTTPSDIALSVSVFAIGISLSQLLIGPLSDALGRKNLLLGGMAVSMVGALGCVWARDYSAFLIFRVIQAVGCGCFVLSQALVQDLFVGKERDRLRILMVTASGIFISISPLVGTVLQHVLDWQGSFYVFAAIAVVVFVKAWVSLRNPPAPNVRPGFNLFKTYRQLFRNLHFIAYWLICAIVFACHFSFIVVSPLVFIEQLHMSNYEFSLMLLLYGAAYVLGGMLAGVLNKRMESSTQISTGLGLIVLAGLTMMLLASLYGLTPVTVLVPMMICTAGTTITRPAATSRAMELFPDNAGASASAGNTIIFIGGGLISALVNLSFYDLQMTLAISFIVLGSLALLINERINRAASARQKPLAES from the coding sequence ATGCCTGAAGTACTGGATCGCACTCAACGCGCAACCAAGGTTGCCGCCGTCGTACTGCTCATGACCATGGTCATGCTCGGCGTATTCCCGATCGATGTGCTTCTGCCATCGTTCCCCGCGCTTTCAACACACTTCAACACCACGCCTTCGGACATTGCATTGTCCGTCAGCGTGTTTGCTATCGGCATTTCCCTCTCGCAGCTGCTGATCGGGCCCTTGTCTGACGCACTCGGTCGCAAGAACCTGCTGCTGGGCGGCATGGCCGTCTCGATGGTGGGGGCACTGGGCTGCGTGTGGGCCAGGGACTACAGCGCCTTTCTGATATTCCGCGTAATCCAGGCGGTAGGCTGCGGCTGTTTTGTATTATCCCAGGCGTTGGTGCAGGACTTGTTTGTGGGTAAAGAGCGTGACCGTCTGCGCATCCTGATGGTGACGGCAAGCGGGATCTTCATTTCGATCTCGCCCCTGGTGGGCACCGTGTTGCAACACGTACTGGATTGGCAGGGCAGCTTTTATGTGTTCGCCGCCATTGCCGTCGTGGTATTCGTCAAGGCATGGGTGTCGCTGCGCAACCCGCCGGCACCGAATGTGAGGCCGGGTTTCAACCTCTTCAAAACCTACCGGCAGCTGTTTCGCAACCTCCATTTCATTGCGTACTGGCTGATCTGCGCCATTGTGTTTGCCTGCCATTTCTCGTTTATCGTGGTTTCGCCCCTGGTCTTCATCGAACAGTTGCACATGAGCAACTATGAGTTCTCGCTGATGCTGTTGCTTTACGGTGCCGCTTACGTGCTGGGTGGCATGCTCGCCGGTGTGCTCAATAAACGCATGGAATCCTCCACCCAAATAAGCACGGGCCTGGGCCTGATTGTGCTTGCCGGGCTGACGATGATGCTGCTGGCGAGCCTTTACGGCTTGACCCCCGTCACAGTGTTGGTGCCCATGATGATCTGCACGGCAGGCACGACCATCACGCGACCCGCCGCAACCTCCAGAGCGATGGAGTTGTTCCCGGACAACGCCGGCGCCTCGGCTTCGGCGGGCAATACGATCATTTTTATCGGCGGCGGGTTGATCAGTGCGTTGGTCAATCTCAGCTTTTATGATCTTCAAATGACGCTGGCCATCAGCTTCATCGTCCTTGGCAGCCTTGCGCTGCTGATCAACGAACGCATCAATCGGGCCGCCTCTGCCAGACAAAAACCGTTGGCGGAGTCTTGA
- a CDS encoding diiron oxygenase, protein MPSLTTGAGRSRQYTLGDWHNRASVRTKKNSYALPPVADLEQQLHTKGWFPPSFIHYFAHPAIEQASRQARHRLAANHLVYFLNYTTILEHKIVNRAVEVLIHDELRIQLPHAMKIAALQLYTDEGYHALFSYELAAQVAEFYRMPVWDAPPKRIRLLLDLLDIGSDSSRALRWFMVGFVSETIIAKELLDLTGDTLVPTVYQMFREHLEDEARHSRYFCEVFQYLWPRLSSAQQLASARQLIDIILVFSEVDEHWLAASLASAGIAPNEAEQVIQQVVAPDARARRARSGATATLLAMKRAGFFEQQAHRELFSMAGLIDA, encoded by the coding sequence ATGCCTTCCCTCACCACCGGGGCTGGCCGCAGCCGCCAATACACGCTGGGGGACTGGCATAACCGAGCGTCGGTGCGCACTAAAAAGAACAGCTATGCGCTGCCACCCGTGGCTGATCTGGAGCAGCAGCTGCACACCAAAGGCTGGTTCCCGCCCTCGTTCATCCATTATTTTGCCCACCCGGCGATCGAACAGGCTTCGCGGCAGGCTCGTCACCGGTTGGCGGCGAATCACTTGGTGTACTTCCTCAACTACACGACGATACTCGAACACAAGATCGTCAACCGCGCGGTGGAAGTCCTTATTCACGACGAATTGCGCATCCAGCTGCCGCACGCGATGAAGATTGCGGCATTGCAGTTGTACACCGACGAGGGTTATCACGCGCTGTTCTCCTACGAACTGGCGGCGCAGGTGGCGGAGTTTTATCGGATGCCCGTGTGGGACGCGCCGCCAAAGCGCATCCGCTTGTTACTCGATTTGCTCGACATCGGCAGCGACAGCAGCCGTGCGTTGCGCTGGTTCATGGTCGGTTTTGTCTCCGAAACGATCATCGCCAAGGAGCTGCTGGACCTCACCGGTGACACGCTGGTGCCCACGGTGTACCAGATGTTCAGGGAACACCTGGAAGACGAAGCCCGGCACAGCCGGTATTTTTGCGAAGTATTCCAGTACCTCTGGCCACGTTTGTCGTCGGCTCAGCAACTCGCCTCAGCCCGGCAATTGATCGATATCATCCTGGTGTTCTCTGAGGTGGACGAACACTGGTTGGCTGCCAGCCTGGCCAGCGCAGGCATTGCGCCAAACGAGGCAGAACAGGTCATCCAGCAAGTTGTGGCACCCGACGCCCGCGCCCGACGCGCTCGGTCCGGTGCCACAGCGACACTCCTGGCGATGAAACGCGCCGGTTTTTTTGAGCAGCAGGCCCACAGGGAATTGTTCAGCATGGCGGGACTCATCGATGCCTGA
- a CDS encoding SagB family peptide dehydrogenase — MHINPHFFILARPPYTVIWNYKDHTQFELDSLYSSRLISLIEDPSLFDGASEIDAAFLSAGLLCVDEPVQPEWGWDELSKIFHIGTKNLPFEHVPSDIHEWSAQYLEHCQEVLDTQPPAARFSKHSNAQLISLPVPALESPGNDLTRVLLQRKTSRSFSEQAVTLDDLSRLLYLALGYLKEREADTGDNVPEAFRARRSSPSGGGLNACEGYVYAVRVEGLEPGIYYYHPERHALRRVHALPAAPLGQLLAGQHFINDLPLGLFLTARFDKLWWKYEHSRAYRMAYVEAGHISQTFQLAATDLGLSTWLTGALSDEQVEKLLGLEEAAEQPLFFVGAGFGDGQAQCKELKALMENPEHTQ; from the coding sequence ATGCATATCAACCCACACTTCTTCATCCTTGCACGCCCGCCTTATACCGTTATCTGGAACTACAAAGACCACACCCAGTTTGAACTGGACTCGCTGTATTCCTCCCGCCTCATAAGCCTGATTGAAGACCCCTCCTTGTTCGACGGCGCAAGTGAAATCGACGCGGCCTTCCTGAGCGCCGGGTTGTTGTGCGTCGATGAGCCTGTGCAACCTGAATGGGGTTGGGACGAGCTGTCGAAGATTTTCCACATCGGCACCAAGAACCTGCCCTTTGAACACGTCCCCAGCGATATTCACGAATGGTCCGCGCAGTATCTGGAGCATTGCCAGGAAGTACTCGACACACAACCTCCCGCCGCACGTTTCAGCAAACACTCCAATGCGCAGCTGATTTCCTTGCCGGTACCGGCGCTGGAGAGCCCCGGAAATGACCTCACACGCGTCCTTCTTCAAAGAAAAACCTCGCGTTCGTTCTCAGAGCAAGCTGTCACGCTGGATGATTTAAGCCGCCTGCTTTATCTGGCCCTGGGCTATCTCAAGGAGCGCGAAGCCGATACCGGCGACAATGTCCCCGAAGCCTTCAGGGCACGGCGCAGCAGCCCGTCCGGGGGTGGCCTGAACGCCTGCGAAGGCTACGTTTACGCGGTGCGCGTCGAAGGCCTGGAACCCGGTATTTATTACTACCACCCGGAACGGCATGCGTTACGGCGCGTCCATGCGCTGCCCGCGGCACCATTAGGGCAATTGCTGGCAGGGCAACACTTTATCAATGACCTGCCGCTGGGTTTGTTCCTCACAGCGCGTTTTGACAAGTTGTGGTGGAAGTATGAGCACTCGCGCGCGTACCGCATGGCTTACGTCGAGGCCGGGCATATCTCTCAAACGTTCCAGCTGGCCGCAACCGACCTGGGATTGTCCACCTGGTTGACCGGAGCACTGAGTGACGAACAGGTGGAGAAATTGCTCGGGCTCGAAGAGGCCGCAGAGCAACCGTTGTTCTTTGTCGGCGCGGGCTTCGGCGACGGCCAGGCGCAATGCAAGGAACTCAAGGCGCTGATGGAAAACCCGGAGCACACGCAGTAA
- a CDS encoding alpha/beta fold hydrolase, whose translation MRPEIAVLDIQGQYRVYTEFYRADAAEKTIILVNGSMATTASFAQTVKSLYPQFNVVLYDQPYAGRSKIHNRHEQMLTKEVEGQILLELIDHFAAEHVLSFSWGGAAALVALAQRPRRVEKAVISSFSPVINAPMRDYLERGVDYLGSLDRHSVGHLVNSTIGKHLPSLFKRFNYKHVSSLAEHEYGQMHFHISHVLHGDRLCYLKAAKQIDIPVLFLNGEWDEYTSAEDARLFGQHVANSRFSTIQATGHFLDMEHKAACRDSRDAVVGFLKPQRPFSRLRYQHGQTQHAFAI comes from the coding sequence ATGAGGCCAGAAATCGCTGTGCTGGATATACAGGGTCAGTATCGGGTTTACACGGAGTTCTATCGCGCGGATGCTGCTGAAAAGACCATCATCCTGGTCAACGGCTCGATGGCCACCACGGCCTCCTTCGCCCAAACCGTGAAAAGCCTGTACCCGCAATTCAATGTGGTTTTGTACGACCAGCCCTACGCTGGCCGCTCCAAAATCCATAATCGCCATGAGCAGATGCTGACGAAGGAAGTCGAAGGGCAGATTCTGCTGGAATTGATCGACCACTTCGCCGCCGAGCACGTGTTGTCATTTTCCTGGGGGGGCGCCGCAGCACTCGTCGCCCTCGCCCAACGGCCACGGCGTGTCGAAAAAGCCGTGATCAGTTCGTTTTCGCCGGTGATCAATGCCCCCATGCGTGACTACCTCGAACGCGGCGTCGACTACCTTGGCAGCCTTGATCGCCACAGTGTCGGACACCTGGTCAACAGCACCATCGGCAAACATTTGCCGTCGCTGTTCAAGCGCTTCAATTACAAACATGTGAGCAGTCTGGCCGAACACGAATACGGGCAGATGCACTTTCACATCAGCCACGTCCTGCATGGCGACCGGCTGTGTTACCTGAAGGCGGCGAAACAGATCGACATTCCGGTGCTGTTCCTCAATGGCGAATGGGACGAATACACCAGCGCCGAGGACGCCAGGCTGTTTGGCCAACACGTCGCCAACAGCCGTTTCAGCACGATCCAGGCGACCGGGCACTTCCTGGACATGGAGCACAAAGCCGCCTGCCGGGACAGCCGGGACGCGGTGGTAGGCTTCTTGAAGCCCCAGCGCCCGTTCAGCCGCTTGAGGTATCAGCACGGCCAGACGCAGCATGCCTTTGCGATTTGA